A stretch of Scheffersomyces stipitis CBS 6054 chromosome 2, complete sequence DNA encodes these proteins:
- a CDS encoding predicted protein, whose translation EYIPFDKFPKVPQSILDQPVEELYKFIDEEPPMLSPEAIKQKKETYVDFAIPDKYLKYKTKDEITAKDRALVEELDKFLKLDDDEEIAQSQLKLIKLYYDQDSNTFQPLPEHTLKKSLSGMINLNPSLDEIDDEYLWKILPKGKLFGLPPFESKISPDGFKNWEKEMLERKHKENSARAIDAKEFNDFQSQLTDSKSFYAKTGARRKLNRKLVKKYKQLKEEGKIPKDMDKDPNDDNDDLL comes from the exons GAGTATATTCCATTTGACAAGTTTCCCAAAGTTCCACAGTCGATTCTTGACCAACCTGTAGAAGAGCTTTATAAATTCATTGATGAGGAGCCACCG ATGTTGTCACCAGAAGCCATtaaacagaagaaagagacaTATGTAGACTTCGCAATACCTGACAAGTATCTCAAGTACAAGACGAAAGATGAGATTACCGCCAAGGACAGGGCCCTAGTTGAggagttggacaagttttTGAAgcttgatgatgatgaagagatTGCTCAATCTCAACTCAAGTTGATTAAGCTATACTACGACCAAGATTCCAATACCTTCCAGCCATTGCCAGAACACACactcaagaaatcattACTGGGTatgatcaacttgaatcCTTCCTTAGACGAAATTGATGACGAGTACCTTTGGAAGATTcttccaaaaggaaaactaTTTGGATTACCTCCTTTTGAGAGCAAGATCTCTCCTGACGGGTTTAAGAATTGGGAGAAGGAAATgcttgaaagaaaacaCAAAGAAAACTCAGCTAGAGCCATAGATGCTAAGGAGTTTAACGATTTCCAATCACAACTCACAGACTCGAAGTCTTTCTATGCCAAGACTGGAGCCCGTAGGAAGTTGAATAGAAAGTTGGTAAAAAAGTACAAGCAGTTGAAAGAGGAAGGCAAAATTCCAAAGGATATGGACAAGGATCCAAACGACGATAATGATGATTTATTATGA